One Bradyrhizobium sp. ISRA464 genomic window carries:
- the mdoH gene encoding glucans biosynthesis glucosyltransferase MdoH — protein MGAIVTSPNSDVAVAAGGFLPQESPLAMSAADLGQAPRAVGKPVSVGAGMVMRRAFVLVLTAALTAAGAYEMYMVVQVGGVTIMEGMVLALFVALLAWIGFSFASALAGFFVLLRRKGNALPIRGDGPLPPIASRTAVLLPTYNENPHQLMARLRAIYESIEATGRAESFDWFVLSDTRDPDIWIAEEQAFLALCGACGAGRLYYRHRADNTARKSGNIGEWITRFGGAYQFMIVLDADSLMSGDTMVRMVHAMESNPRAALIQTLPVIVNARSLFSRLQQFAGRLYGPMIAAGVAWWHGSEGNYWGHNAIIRIEAFAEQAGLPELSGRKPFGGHILSHDFVEAALMRRAGWGIYMAPVLGGSFEEVPPSLLDFAARDRRWCQGNLQHLALLATRRLHWISRLHFMTGIGSYITAPLWLLFLLLGILISLQARFVRPEYFPKGFSLFPNWPAQDPVLAAWVFGLTMALLIIPKLLGFILLLTRRDARRQFGGGFRAFSGVIAEVVISAMIAPVMMVFQSTAVVEILLGRDAGWQTQRRDDGEVERRELYRKYGIPTACGVAIAASVYAVSFPLLLWMSPVIVGLLFAIPIGAWTAKPRMRALFVTPEEAAPPRVLVRANELASLPAPASAPALAVLRQDSGLLHRHLSSLPPARRGGPGEIDLHLAVARARVEASESFAEAVDHLTPRETLAVLGDPALLAGVLAK, from the coding sequence ATGGGCGCCATAGTCACGTCGCCTAACTCCGACGTCGCCGTAGCGGCCGGCGGCTTCCTTCCGCAGGAGAGCCCGCTTGCGATGTCCGCGGCCGATCTTGGCCAAGCGCCGCGCGCGGTCGGGAAGCCGGTGTCGGTTGGCGCGGGCATGGTCATGCGCCGCGCGTTCGTCCTGGTGCTGACGGCGGCGCTGACCGCCGCGGGCGCCTACGAGATGTACATGGTGGTCCAGGTCGGCGGCGTGACGATCATGGAAGGCATGGTGCTGGCGCTGTTCGTCGCGCTGCTCGCCTGGATCGGCTTTTCGTTCGCGTCGGCGCTTGCCGGCTTTTTCGTTCTGCTTCGACGCAAGGGGAACGCCTTGCCCATCCGCGGCGATGGTCCATTGCCGCCGATCGCGAGCCGGACTGCGGTGTTGCTTCCGACCTACAACGAGAATCCGCATCAATTGATGGCGCGCCTGCGCGCCATCTACGAGTCGATCGAGGCGACCGGACGGGCTGAAAGCTTCGACTGGTTCGTGCTGAGCGACACGCGCGATCCCGATATCTGGATCGCCGAGGAGCAGGCGTTCCTCGCGCTGTGCGGCGCCTGCGGCGCGGGGCGGCTCTATTACCGGCATCGGGCCGACAACACGGCGCGGAAATCAGGCAATATCGGCGAGTGGATCACGCGGTTCGGCGGCGCCTACCAATTCATGATCGTTCTCGACGCCGACAGCCTGATGTCGGGCGACACCATGGTGCGGATGGTTCATGCCATGGAGAGCAATCCACGGGCAGCGCTGATCCAGACTCTGCCGGTGATCGTCAATGCGCGCAGCCTGTTCAGCCGCCTGCAGCAGTTTGCCGGCCGGCTGTACGGGCCGATGATCGCCGCCGGTGTCGCGTGGTGGCATGGCTCCGAGGGCAACTATTGGGGACACAATGCCATCATCAGGATTGAGGCATTTGCGGAGCAGGCGGGCCTGCCCGAACTGTCCGGACGAAAGCCGTTCGGCGGACATATCCTGAGCCACGATTTCGTCGAGGCGGCGCTGATGCGACGCGCCGGCTGGGGCATCTACATGGCGCCGGTGCTCGGCGGCAGCTTCGAGGAGGTACCGCCGTCGCTACTGGATTTTGCCGCGCGCGACCGGCGCTGGTGCCAAGGCAATCTCCAGCATCTCGCTTTGCTGGCGACGCGCCGCCTGCACTGGATTTCGCGACTGCACTTCATGACCGGGATCGGCTCCTACATCACCGCGCCGCTCTGGCTTTTGTTCCTGCTGCTCGGAATCCTGATCTCGTTGCAGGCGCGCTTCGTTCGTCCGGAGTATTTTCCAAAGGGCTTTTCGCTGTTTCCAAATTGGCCGGCCCAGGATCCCGTGCTCGCCGCGTGGGTCTTTGGTCTCACCATGGCGCTTCTGATCATACCGAAGCTGCTCGGCTTCATCCTGTTGCTGACGCGGCGGGACGCGCGCCGGCAATTCGGCGGCGGCTTTCGGGCATTTTCAGGTGTCATTGCCGAGGTGGTGATTTCGGCGATGATCGCGCCGGTCATGATGGTCTTTCAGTCGACTGCAGTCGTCGAAATCCTGCTCGGGCGGGATGCAGGCTGGCAGACGCAGCGGCGCGACGACGGCGAGGTCGAGCGGCGGGAGCTCTATCGGAAATATGGCATCCCAACCGCGTGCGGTGTCGCGATAGCCGCGAGTGTCTATGCAGTGTCGTTTCCACTGCTGCTGTGGATGTCGCCGGTGATCGTCGGCCTGCTGTTTGCGATCCCGATCGGGGCCTGGACCGCGAAGCCTCGGATGCGAGCGCTGTTCGTGACGCCGGAGGAGGCGGCGCCGCCTCGTGTGCTGGTTCGCGCCAACGAACTGGCTTCGTTGCCCGCACCCGCGTCCGCCCCTGCGCTCGCGGTGCTGCGGCAGGATTCCGGATTGCTGCATCGTCATCTCTCGTCGCTTCCGCCGGCCAGGCGCGGCGGTCCGGGCGAGATCGATCTTCACCTTGCGGTGGCGCGCGCACGGGTCGAGGCAAGCGAAAGCTTTGCCGAGGCGGTCGACCATCTCACCCCGCGCGAGACGCTTGCCGTCCTCGGCGATCCTGCCCTGTTGGCGGGGGTGCTTGCGAAGTAA
- a CDS encoding glucan biosynthesis protein G yields the protein MLLPRREAAAAGNTSDAPFNPSMVRELARNLASKSFEAPDEKLPGGLKDLTYDQYRSIRFLPEHALWRGEKLPFQAQFFHRGFFYKNKVTLFEVADGKVSEIRYSKDDFSFGENVPAFTETDLGFAGFRIHAPINKPDYYDEVCVFLGASYFRAVAKDEIYGLSARGLSIDTGEAKGEEFPYFKAFWLERPVPNATSLVIHALLDSKSCAASYRFTIRPGNTTVFDVEASLYPRSDLEHAGLAPMTSMFFFGPNDRNDVDDFRPSVHDSDGLAIYNGKGESLWRPLSNPRDLQISTFQDVNPHGFGLMQREKNFFAYQDIESRFEKRPSLWVEPIGDWGEGAVILIEIPTKEEIHDNIAAFWRPKAPLKAKSENNLTYRLHWGPDAPKPHSLARFTRSGIGARGEDSKLFVLDLIGDNLKGIDPNSVKGVVTAEKSEVTNIVTQPNPNTGGWRLSFQCAVKKDPIELRAFLAAQDDKPLSEIWVYRWAP from the coding sequence ATGCTCTTGCCGCGGCGAGAGGCCGCAGCCGCAGGGAACACGTCGGACGCACCCTTCAACCCTTCCATGGTGAGGGAGCTTGCCCGCAATCTCGCCAGCAAGTCGTTCGAGGCGCCGGATGAGAAGTTGCCTGGCGGCCTGAAGGACCTGACCTACGATCAGTACCGATCGATCCGCTTCCTGCCCGAGCACGCGCTTTGGCGTGGTGAGAAACTGCCCTTCCAGGCGCAGTTCTTTCACCGCGGCTTTTTCTACAAGAACAAGGTCACCCTCTTCGAGGTCGCTGACGGCAAGGTCAGCGAAATCCGCTATAGCAAGGACGATTTTTCGTTCGGTGAGAACGTGCCGGCGTTCACCGAGACGGACCTCGGCTTTGCCGGATTTCGTATCCACGCGCCGATCAACAAGCCGGACTACTACGACGAGGTCTGTGTCTTCCTGGGGGCGAGCTATTTCCGCGCCGTCGCCAAGGATGAGATCTACGGCCTGTCGGCGCGCGGTCTGTCGATCGACACCGGTGAGGCAAAGGGCGAGGAGTTTCCGTACTTCAAGGCGTTCTGGCTCGAGCGGCCCGTGCCCAACGCGACCTCGCTCGTCATTCATGCCTTGCTCGACAGCAAGAGCTGCGCGGCGAGCTATCGCTTCACGATCAGACCCGGGAACACCACGGTGTTCGATGTCGAGGCATCGCTCTATCCGCGTTCTGATCTCGAGCACGCCGGCCTGGCGCCGATGACGAGCATGTTCTTCTTCGGGCCCAACGATCGCAATGACGTCGACGATTTTCGGCCCTCCGTGCACGATTCCGACGGGCTTGCGATCTACAACGGCAAAGGCGAGAGCCTCTGGCGTCCCCTGAGCAATCCGCGCGACCTGCAGATCAGCACGTTCCAGGACGTCAATCCGCACGGGTTCGGGCTGATGCAGCGGGAAAAGAATTTCTTCGCCTATCAGGACATCGAATCGCGCTTCGAGAAACGTCCAAGCCTGTGGGTCGAACCGATCGGCGACTGGGGCGAGGGCGCGGTCATCCTGATCGAGATTCCGACCAAGGAAGAGATCCACGACAACATCGCGGCGTTCTGGCGGCCGAAGGCGCCGCTCAAGGCCAAGAGCGAGAACAATCTCACCTATCGCCTGCATTGGGGGCCGGACGCGCCAAAGCCCCATTCCCTTGCGCGCTTCACACGCAGCGGCATCGGCGCCCGTGGCGAGGACAGCAAGCTGTTCGTGCTCGACCTGATCGGAGACAATCTGAAGGGAATCGATCCCAATAGCGTCAAGGGCGTCGTGACGGCTGAAAAATCCGAAGTCACGAACATCGTCACGCAACCGAACCCGAACACAGGCGGATGGCGGCTCAGCTTCCAATGCGCAGTCAAGAAGGACCCAATCGAGCTTCGGGCCTTTCTTGCCGCGCAGGATGACAAGCCGCTTTCGGAGATCTGGGTCTATCGATGGGCGCCATAG
- a CDS encoding LysR family transcriptional regulator: MIDKLELLLALAKERHFGRAAEACGVTQPTMSTSLKQLEEILGVMLVQRGSRFQGFTPEGERTLDWARRIVGDARAMKQEINSLKDKLSGEIRIAAIPTVLGMVAALTTPFRARHPDVRFRIQSCTSADVLGLLENLEVDAGLTYIENEPIGKVRTIPLYNESYRLLTAPDAMFGDRKQVTWKEVGTVPLCLLTPDMQNRRIIDRALTSVGGEATPTLTSNSLLVLYTHVKTGRWASVMPAKLAETLGLADAVRSIPIVDPVVDYSIGMVIPQRDPMTPLIAALVQVAREVAPTLETQ; the protein is encoded by the coding sequence TTGATCGACAAGTTGGAACTTCTGCTGGCGCTGGCCAAGGAACGGCATTTCGGGCGGGCTGCGGAGGCCTGTGGCGTCACCCAGCCGACCATGTCGACCAGCCTCAAGCAGCTCGAGGAAATCCTCGGCGTCATGCTGGTGCAGCGCGGCTCCCGCTTCCAGGGGTTCACGCCGGAGGGCGAACGCACGCTCGACTGGGCGCGACGAATCGTCGGCGACGCGCGGGCGATGAAGCAGGAGATCAACAGCCTCAAGGACAAGCTGTCGGGCGAAATCCGCATCGCCGCGATCCCGACCGTGCTCGGCATGGTGGCGGCGCTGACGACGCCGTTCCGCGCGCGCCACCCCGACGTGCGCTTCCGCATCCAGTCCTGCACCTCGGCCGACGTGCTCGGCCTTCTCGAAAATCTCGAGGTCGATGCCGGGCTGACCTATATCGAGAACGAGCCGATCGGCAAGGTCCGCACCATTCCGCTCTACAACGAGAGCTATCGCCTGTTGACGGCGCCCGATGCCATGTTCGGTGACCGCAAGCAGGTGACGTGGAAGGAAGTGGGCACTGTGCCGCTCTGCCTGCTGACGCCCGACATGCAGAACCGCCGCATCATCGATCGCGCGCTGACCTCGGTCGGCGGCGAGGCGACGCCGACGCTCACCTCGAATTCGCTGCTCGTGCTCTACACCCATGTGAAGACCGGGCGCTGGGCGAGTGTGATGCCTGCGAAGCTTGCGGAGACGCTCGGACTGGCCGACGCCGTTCGCAGTATCCCGATTGTCGATCCGGTTGTGGACTACAGCATCGGCATGGTGATCCCGCAACGCGATCCGATGACGCCCCTGATCGCAGCCTTGGTGCAAGTCGCGCGCGAGGTCGCGCCGACGCTGGAGACGCAGTAG
- a CDS encoding formate dehydrogenase subunit gamma yields MTSEYEPWDEARGAEIIAEHAKLEGATLVILHALQEAFGYVPEPAIPMVAQALNLSRAEVHGVFTFYHDFRKQPAGRHVLKLCRAEACQAAGADALAARAEARLCVSLGNTTADQRVTLEPIYCLGLCATAPSAMLDGRVVGRLDEVRIDALVAEAQR; encoded by the coding sequence ATGACGTCGGAATACGAACCTTGGGACGAGGCGCGCGGCGCCGAAATCATCGCCGAACATGCCAAGCTCGAAGGCGCCACGCTGGTCATCCTGCACGCGCTGCAAGAGGCGTTCGGCTACGTACCGGAGCCGGCGATCCCGATGGTCGCGCAAGCGCTCAATCTGTCCCGCGCCGAGGTGCACGGCGTATTCACCTTCTACCACGACTTCCGCAAACAACCGGCCGGGCGCCATGTCCTGAAGCTGTGCCGCGCCGAGGCCTGCCAGGCCGCTGGCGCCGACGCGCTGGCGGCGCGGGCTGAGGCCAGACTCTGCGTTTCCCTCGGCAACACCACGGCGGATCAGCGCGTGACGCTGGAGCCGATCTACTGCCTTGGCCTCTGCGCCACCGCCCCGTCGGCAATGCTCGATGGCCGCGTGGTCGGACGGCTCGACGAGGTGCGGATCGACGCCCTGGTCGCGGAGGCGCAGCGATGA
- a CDS encoding NADH-quinone oxidoreductase subunit NuoF, with the protein MTMRIFIPRDAGAIAVGADDVALAFAQAAAARGVAVEIVRTGSRGLYWLEPMVELATAQGRVAFGPVTSADVPALLDAMASNGPHSLRLGIADEIPWLKRQTRLTFARCGVVDPRSVDDYRAHGGYKGLERALTLTADQILADVTTSGLRGRGGAGFPTGIKWKTVAQANADRKYIVCNADEGDSGTFADRMIMEGDPFVVIEGMTIAGITVGATKGYIYIRSEYPHAVEAMNAAIAAAKRAGFLGDRIGGSAHSFDLEVRVGAGAYVCGEETSLLESLEGRRGIVRAKPPLPAHKGLFGRPSVINNVLSFAAIPFILDNGAKAYADFGMGRSRGTMPIQLAGNIRYGGLFETAFGVTLGELVDDIGGGTFTGRPVRAVQVGGPLGAYFPRALFDTPFDYEAFAARDGLIGHGGVVVFDDSVDMAKQARFAMEFCAIESCGKCTPCRIGSTRGVETITKIINGERVAENLAVVEDLCNTMKFGSLCALGGFTPYPVMSALKHFREDFGPAPARLQAAE; encoded by the coding sequence ATGACGATGCGGATCTTCATCCCCCGCGATGCCGGCGCGATCGCGGTCGGCGCCGATGACGTTGCCCTGGCGTTCGCGCAGGCCGCCGCCGCGCGCGGCGTCGCTGTCGAGATCGTCAGGACCGGCTCGCGCGGGCTCTACTGGCTGGAGCCGATGGTCGAACTGGCGACGGCGCAGGGTCGCGTCGCGTTTGGCCCGGTCACGTCGGCGGACGTCCCTGCCCTGCTCGATGCGATGGCAAGCAATGGCCCGCATTCGCTGCGGCTCGGTATCGCAGACGAAATTCCCTGGCTGAAGCGGCAGACCCGCCTGACCTTCGCGCGCTGTGGCGTGGTCGATCCGCGCTCGGTCGACGACTATCGCGCCCATGGCGGCTACAAGGGCCTGGAGCGGGCGCTGACGCTGACGGCGGACCAGATCCTTGCCGACGTCACCACATCGGGCCTGCGCGGCCGCGGCGGCGCCGGCTTCCCCACCGGCATCAAGTGGAAGACGGTGGCGCAGGCGAATGCCGACCGCAAATACATCGTCTGCAATGCCGATGAGGGCGACAGCGGCACCTTCGCCGACCGCATGATCATGGAGGGCGACCCCTTCGTCGTGATCGAAGGCATGACGATCGCCGGCATCACGGTCGGCGCCACCAAGGGCTACATCTACATCCGCTCGGAATATCCGCACGCGGTCGAGGCCATGAACGCGGCGATTGCGGCGGCGAAGCGCGCCGGCTTCCTCGGCGATCGCATCGGCGGCTCTGCGCACAGCTTCGACCTCGAGGTGCGCGTCGGCGCCGGAGCCTATGTCTGCGGCGAGGAAACCTCGCTGCTCGAAAGCCTCGAGGGGCGCCGCGGCATCGTGCGCGCCAAGCCGCCACTGCCGGCGCACAAGGGCCTGTTCGGCCGTCCCAGCGTGATCAACAACGTGCTGTCGTTCGCGGCGATCCCCTTCATCCTGGACAACGGCGCCAAGGCCTATGCCGATTTCGGCATGGGCCGATCGCGCGGCACCATGCCGATCCAGCTCGCCGGCAACATCAGATATGGCGGGCTGTTCGAGACCGCGTTCGGCGTCACGCTCGGCGAGCTCGTCGACGACATCGGCGGCGGCACCTTCACCGGGCGCCCGGTGCGCGCGGTGCAGGTCGGCGGCCCGCTCGGGGCCTATTTCCCGCGCGCCTTGTTCGACACGCCGTTCGACTACGAGGCGTTCGCCGCGCGCGACGGCCTGATCGGCCACGGCGGCGTGGTGGTGTTCGACGACAGCGTCGACATGGCGAAGCAGGCGCGCTTCGCGATGGAGTTCTGCGCGATCGAATCCTGCGGCAAGTGCACGCCGTGCCGGATCGGCTCGACCCGCGGCGTCGAGACCATCACCAAGATCATCAATGGCGAGCGCGTCGCCGAGAACCTCGCGGTGGTCGAGGACCTCTGCAACACCATGAAGTTCGGCTCGCTCTGTGCACTCGGCGGCTTCACGCCCTACCCGGTGATGAGCGCACTGAAACACTTCCGGGAAGATTTCGGCCCGGCACCGGCCCGGCTGCAGGCCGCGGAATAA
- the fdhF gene encoding formate dehydrogenase subunit alpha, with protein MSLIHETDFGTPESKSETMVTLTIDGKPVTVPEGTSIMRAAMEAGTQIPKLCATDMVDAFGSCRLCLVEIEGRAGTPASCTTPVMPGLVVHTQTERLKKLRKGVMELYISDHPLDCLTCAANGDCELQDMAGAVGLRDVRYGYEGENHVFAKSNGAANPAWMPKDESNPYFTYDPSKCIVCSRCVRACEEVQGTFALTIAGRGFDSRVSPGMSESFLGSECVSCGACVQACPTATLTEKSVIEIGQPEHSVVTTCAYCGVGCAFKAEMRGEEVVRMAPYKDGKANRGHSCVKGRFAWGYTTHKERILKPMIRERIEDPWREVSWDEALGFAAAKFKDIQQKYGRDAVGGITSSRCTNEETYLVQKLIRAGFGNNNVDTCARVCHSPTGYGLSQTFGTSAGTQDFDSVEHSDVVMIIGANPASAHPVFASRLKKRLRQGARLIVIDPRRTEMVESPHVQALHLPLMPGTNVAVLTALAHVIVTEGLVNEAFVRERCDWSEFEDWAAFVAQPKNSPEATAIMTGVDPKDLREAARLYATGGNAAIYYGLGVTEHSQGSTTVIAIANLAMATGNVGRPGVGVNPLRGQNNVQGSCDMGSFPHELTGYRHISGDAVREQFEALWNVKLNKEPGLRIPNMFDAAIEGTYMGLYVQGEDILQSDPNTKHVVAALSSMECVIVHDLFLNETANYAHVFLPGSTFLEKDGTFTNAERRIQLVRKVMTPRNGYADWEVTILLAKAMGFEMHYNHPSEIMDEIAALTPTFAGVSYAKLEELGSVQWPCNEKAPEGTPVMHIGGFVRGKGKFIITEYIATDERTGPRYPLLLTTGRILSQYNVGAQTRRTDNVVWHAEDRLEIHPHDAEQRGVRDGDWVRLASRAGETTLRALITDRVAPGVVYTTFHHPDTQANVITTDFSDWATNCPEYKVTAVQVSPSNGPTDWQKAYDEQARHSRRIAPAVEAAE; from the coding sequence ATGTCGCTGATCCACGAAACCGATTTCGGCACGCCAGAATCGAAGTCCGAGACGATGGTCACGCTGACCATCGACGGCAAGCCGGTCACGGTGCCCGAGGGCACCTCGATCATGCGCGCCGCGATGGAGGCCGGCACTCAGATCCCGAAGCTGTGCGCGACCGACATGGTCGATGCGTTCGGCTCATGCCGGCTCTGCCTGGTCGAGATCGAAGGACGCGCCGGCACGCCCGCCTCCTGCACCACGCCCGTGATGCCGGGCCTCGTCGTGCACACCCAGACCGAGCGGCTGAAGAAGCTGCGCAAGGGCGTGATGGAGCTCTACATCTCCGACCATCCGCTCGACTGCCTGACCTGTGCGGCGAACGGCGACTGCGAATTGCAGGACATGGCGGGCGCGGTGGGCCTGCGCGACGTGCGCTACGGCTATGAGGGCGAGAATCACGTCTTCGCCAAGTCCAATGGCGCGGCCAATCCGGCCTGGATGCCGAAGGACGAATCCAACCCATATTTCACCTATGATCCCTCGAAATGCATCGTCTGCTCGCGCTGCGTCCGCGCCTGCGAGGAAGTGCAAGGCACCTTCGCGCTGACGATTGCCGGCCGCGGCTTCGACAGCCGCGTCTCGCCCGGCATGAGCGAGAGCTTCCTCGGCTCCGAATGCGTCTCCTGCGGCGCCTGCGTGCAGGCCTGCCCGACCGCGACGCTGACCGAAAAATCGGTGATCGAGATCGGCCAGCCCGAGCATTCCGTGGTCACCACCTGCGCCTATTGCGGCGTCGGCTGCGCGTTCAAGGCCGAGATGCGCGGCGAGGAAGTGGTGCGCATGGCGCCGTACAAGGACGGCAAGGCCAATCGCGGTCATTCCTGCGTCAAGGGCCGCTTTGCCTGGGGCTACACTACCCACAAGGAACGCATCCTGAAGCCGATGATCCGCGAGCGGATCGAGGATCCCTGGCGCGAAGTGTCATGGGACGAGGCGCTCGGCTTCGCCGCCGCCAAGTTCAAGGACATCCAGCAGAAGTATGGCCGCGACGCGGTCGGCGGCATCACCTCGTCCCGCTGCACCAATGAAGAGACCTATCTGGTGCAGAAATTGATCCGGGCCGGGTTCGGCAACAACAATGTCGACACCTGCGCCCGCGTCTGCCACTCGCCGACCGGCTACGGCCTGTCGCAGACCTTCGGGACGTCGGCGGGCACGCAGGATTTCGATTCGGTCGAGCACTCCGATGTCGTCATGATCATCGGCGCCAACCCAGCCTCGGCCCATCCGGTGTTCGCCTCACGGCTGAAGAAGCGGCTGCGCCAGGGCGCCAGGCTGATCGTAATCGATCCACGCCGCACCGAGATGGTGGAATCGCCGCACGTGCAGGCGCTGCACCTGCCGCTGATGCCCGGCACCAACGTCGCCGTGCTCACCGCGCTCGCCCACGTCATCGTCACCGAGGGCCTTGTCAACGAAGCCTTCGTGCGCGAGCGCTGCGACTGGAGCGAGTTCGAGGACTGGGCGGCGTTCGTCGCGCAGCCGAAGAACAGCCCGGAAGCGACCGCGATCATGACCGGTGTCGATCCGAAGGATCTCCGCGAGGCGGCGCGGCTCTACGCCACCGGCGGCAACGCTGCGATCTATTACGGGCTCGGCGTCACCGAGCACAGCCAGGGCTCGACCACAGTCATCGCGATCGCCAACCTCGCGATGGCGACCGGCAATGTCGGCCGGCCCGGCGTCGGCGTGAACCCGCTGCGCGGCCAGAACAATGTGCAGGGCTCCTGCGACATGGGCTCATTCCCGCACGAGCTGACCGGCTATCGCCATATCTCCGGCGATGCGGTGCGCGAGCAGTTCGAAGCACTGTGGAACGTCAAGCTCAACAAGGAGCCGGGCCTGCGCATCCCCAATATGTTCGACGCCGCGATCGAGGGCACCTACATGGGGCTCTATGTGCAGGGCGAGGACATTCTGCAGTCCGATCCCAACACCAAGCACGTGGTGGCCGCGCTGTCGTCGATGGAATGCGTGATCGTCCATGACCTCTTCCTGAACGAGACCGCGAACTACGCCCACGTCTTCCTGCCCGGCTCGACCTTCCTGGAAAAGGACGGCACCTTCACCAACGCCGAGCGCCGGATCCAGCTCGTCCGCAAGGTGATGACACCGAGGAACGGATACGCGGACTGGGAGGTGACGATCCTGCTCGCCAAGGCGATGGGTTTCGAGATGCACTACAACCATCCGTCCGAGATCATGGACGAGATCGCGGCGCTGACGCCGACCTTCGCCGGCGTCTCCTATGCCAAGCTGGAGGAACTCGGCTCGGTGCAGTGGCCCTGCAACGAGAAGGCGCCCGAGGGCACGCCGGTGATGCATATCGGCGGCTTCGTGCGCGGCAAGGGCAAGTTCATCATCACCGAATATATCGCGACCGACGAGCGCACCGGCCCGCGTTATCCGCTGCTGCTCACCACAGGCCGCATTCTCAGCCAGTACAATGTCGGCGCGCAGACCCGCCGCACCGACAACGTGGTCTGGCACGCCGAGGACCGGCTGGAGATCCATCCCCATGACGCCGAGCAGCGCGGCGTGCGCGACGGCGACTGGGTGCGGCTGGCGAGCCGTGCCGGCGAAACCACGCTGCGTGCGCTGATCACCGACCGCGTCGCGCCCGGCGTGGTGTACACCACGTTCCATCACCCTGATACCCAAGCCAACGTGATCACGACCGACTTCTCCGACTGGGCTACCAACTGTCCTGAGTATAAAGTCACCGCCGTGCAGGTCTCGCCGTCGAACGGTCCGACCGACTGGCAGAAAGCCTATGACGAACAGGCGCGGCACTCCCGCCGCATCGCGCCTGCCGTGGAGGCCGCGGAGTAG
- the fdhD gene encoding formate dehydrogenase accessory sulfurtransferase FdhD, which yields MREPVHKVNRKVWRNGGLSEGTRLIPEETPLALTYNGGTYAVMMGSPEDLADFAIGFSLSEGIVQSADEVETLHIVELHDGIELRMWLKPEKAALIAERRRHIAGPTGCGICGIDSIAEAVRPAAVVAAGRSLAPREVMTAMAAVAPLQEINHQTRAVHAAAFWLPGSGIVALREDVGRHNALDKLAGALARDKVVTSEGMVLLTSRVSVEMVQKTAAIGAPLMVAVSAPTALAVRMADSAGITLAAIARSDGFEIFTHPERVTGAVAGRECAYVVVA from the coding sequence ATGCGCGAGCCCGTCCACAAGGTGAATCGGAAAGTCTGGCGTAACGGCGGGCTCAGCGAGGGTACGCGCCTGATCCCCGAAGAGACACCGCTGGCGCTGACCTACAATGGCGGCACCTATGCCGTGATGATGGGCTCGCCCGAGGATCTCGCCGATTTTGCCATCGGCTTCAGCCTCAGCGAAGGCATCGTGCAATCCGCCGACGAGGTCGAGACGCTCCACATCGTCGAGCTCCACGACGGCATCGAGCTCAGGATGTGGCTCAAGCCGGAGAAGGCCGCGCTGATCGCCGAGCGCCGCCGGCACATTGCCGGCCCTACCGGCTGCGGCATCTGCGGGATCGATTCCATCGCGGAGGCGGTTCGCCCGGCTGCAGTCGTGGCTGCCGGCCGATCATTGGCGCCGCGCGAGGTCATGACGGCAATGGCGGCCGTCGCGCCGCTGCAGGAGATCAATCACCAGACCCGCGCCGTGCATGCCGCCGCGTTCTGGTTGCCCGGGAGCGGCATCGTGGCCCTGCGCGAGGATGTCGGCCGGCACAACGCGCTCGACAAGCTCGCAGGCGCGTTGGCGCGGGACAAGGTCGTTACGAGCGAGGGCATGGTGCTGTTGACCAGCCGCGTCTCGGTCGAGATGGTGCAGAAGACCGCAGCGATCGGCGCGCCGCTGATGGTCGCGGTATCCGCCCCGACCGCGCTTGCGGTGCGGATGGCTGATAGCGCCGGCATCACGCTCGCCGCAATCGCGCGGTCGGACGGATTTGAAATCTTTACGCATCCGGAACGCGTCACGGGCGCGGTGGCCGGCAGGGAGTGCGCTTATGTCGTCGTCGCCTGA
- a CDS encoding formate dehydrogenase subunit delta, protein MSSSPDKLVYMANQIGKFFHSQGRDRAVQGISEHIWKFWDPRMRKQIFAHLDAGGAGLDPDVRDALKRLKQT, encoded by the coding sequence ATGTCGTCGTCGCCTGACAAGCTCGTCTATATGGCGAACCAGATTGGAAAGTTCTTCCACAGCCAGGGGCGCGACCGCGCGGTGCAGGGCATCTCCGAGCACATCTGGAAATTCTGGGATCCGCGGATGCGCAAGCAGATCTTCGCGCATCTCGACGCCGGCGGCGCCGGCCTTGATCCCGACGTCCGCGACGCGCTGAAGAGGCTGAAGCAGACTTAG